In Mucilaginibacter boryungensis, a single window of DNA contains:
- a CDS encoding helix-turn-helix domain-containing protein, producing MSIKVKVGQRIRELRNEIGISQEALANKAEIDRTYVTDVENGRRNISIENLEKLVTALQIPFKDFFNSPNFDK from the coding sequence ATGAGTATTAAGGTTAAAGTTGGCCAACGAATAAGGGAATTACGTAATGAAATTGGTATCTCTCAAGAGGCTTTGGCTAATAAAGCAGAAATAGATAGAACTTATGTCACTGATGTTGAAAACGGACGGCGCAATATCTCTATCGAAAACTTAGAAAAGCTTGTAACCGCGCTACAAATCCCATTTAAGGATTTTTTTAACTCTCCCAATTTCGATAAATAA
- a CDS encoding DUF1800 domain-containing protein produces the protein MKNAPKFGCVVLMACCLFFLMSFLTRPVPVKMYKFPYKHAGLTERQAAEHLLDRFTYGSTPGQVDSVLAIGLEKWFDQQLSASLPDDSLNKRLSAYDAINLSNTDVCKIYPPGFVVRTLAIKDSAISKDSVDKAVDKKAFNAQIQAYMNKKGFKPDQELYKQFIDQHILRAAYTHNQLQEVLTNFWFNHFNVSFYKGECAQFIPAYEREVIRPNALGKFDQMLLASAKSPAMLYYLDNFISVGPPPPTLPKAAHKPAAANNPDMMMGGNTVAKTTTPDMMMNGGNIQQTKPNTGGDMMMMGGSPTPSAAKPVKTLTQPGKNVNGLNENYAREVMELHTLGVDGGYTQQDVTQAARVLTGWTVYPISENAYGAAMKGLVARIGEKNLAAKGYVHEGDFLFTPNRHDQGEKVVLGHTFAASTNPADGYQQGIDLLEMLAHHPSTAKFISRKLAVRFVSDNPPQSLINKMAKSFTDHDGDIRQVLITMVTSREFWDKKALLVKTKSPFELTISAVRALNADIKDPYPLFNWMTKMGEKAYYYQAPTGFPDRGTYWINTGSLLSRMDFSLALTSGQIAGVKVNLNTFNNQPSENPQDAIKLYSRLLLPEVNADATTTQLLPLLNNPALIAKVNSAGNQAARQPAPPAEKPTAGAPGDMALMSAIVENKAQTPPPTPPKPVYAMANNKGNNMHALIAGIIIGSPEFQRR, from the coding sequence ATGAAAAATGCCCCAAAATTTGGCTGCGTGGTACTTATGGCCTGCTGCCTGTTCTTTCTAATGTCGTTTTTAACGCGCCCGGTGCCGGTAAAAATGTACAAATTCCCTTACAAACACGCCGGACTAACCGAACGGCAAGCTGCCGAACATTTACTGGACAGGTTTACTTACGGCAGTACCCCGGGACAGGTAGATTCGGTGCTGGCTATTGGACTTGAAAAATGGTTCGATCAGCAACTATCGGCCAGCCTGCCCGATGATTCCCTCAACAAACGCCTAAGCGCCTATGATGCTATTAATTTAAGTAATACCGACGTTTGCAAAATATATCCACCTGGCTTTGTTGTCCGTACGCTGGCTATAAAAGATAGCGCCATTAGTAAAGATTCTGTAGATAAAGCCGTTGATAAAAAAGCTTTTAATGCGCAAATACAGGCGTATATGAATAAAAAAGGGTTCAAACCCGACCAGGAGCTGTATAAGCAGTTTATAGATCAGCATATTTTAAGGGCGGCCTATACACATAACCAATTGCAGGAAGTATTAACTAATTTTTGGTTCAACCACTTCAATGTGTCTTTTTACAAAGGCGAATGCGCGCAATTTATTCCGGCTTACGAACGCGAGGTGATCAGGCCTAATGCATTGGGCAAGTTTGATCAGATGCTCCTGGCGTCGGCAAAATCGCCGGCAATGCTGTATTATCTTGATAATTTTATCAGTGTAGGCCCTCCGCCGCCAACACTGCCTAAGGCCGCGCACAAACCGGCTGCCGCTAATAATCCTGATATGATGATGGGGGGAAATACCGTTGCCAAAACAACTACGCCAGACATGATGATGAACGGCGGCAATATCCAGCAGACCAAACCCAATACCGGCGGCGATATGATGATGATGGGTGGCAGCCCTACCCCATCGGCAGCGAAGCCTGTTAAAACACTTACCCAGCCGGGCAAAAACGTAAATGGGCTGAATGAAAACTATGCCCGCGAAGTAATGGAACTGCATACTTTAGGAGTAGACGGCGGATATACCCAGCAGGATGTAACCCAGGCTGCCCGGGTGTTAACCGGCTGGACAGTTTACCCGATAAGCGAAAATGCTTATGGCGCCGCCATGAAGGGTTTAGTAGCCAGAATTGGTGAAAAAAACCTTGCAGCGAAGGGATATGTGCACGAGGGCGATTTCCTTTTCACTCCAAACCGGCACGACCAGGGCGAGAAAGTAGTATTGGGCCATACCTTTGCCGCCAGCACCAACCCTGCCGACGGCTACCAGCAAGGTATTGACTTACTGGAAATGCTGGCGCATCATCCGTCTACTGCTAAATTTATTTCGCGTAAGCTGGCCGTGCGTTTCGTGAGCGATAACCCACCGCAAAGCCTGATCAACAAAATGGCTAAATCTTTTACAGATCACGACGGCGATATACGCCAGGTATTGATCACCATGGTAACCTCGCGCGAGTTTTGGGATAAAAAAGCTTTGCTGGTTAAAACTAAGTCTCCGTTCGAGTTAACCATTAGTGCGGTCAGGGCATTAAATGCCGATATTAAAGATCCTTATCCGTTATTTAACTGGATGACCAAAATGGGCGAAAAGGCTTATTATTACCAGGCACCGACAGGCTTCCCCGACAGGGGCACTTATTGGATAAATACAGGTTCGTTATTAAGCCGGATGGATTTTAGCCTTGCGCTTACATCCGGGCAAATTGCGGGTGTTAAGGTTAACCTGAATACTTTTAACAATCAGCCATCTGAAAATCCGCAGGATGCTATAAAGTTATATAGCCGGTTGCTGTTACCCGAAGTTAACGCAGATGCAACCACCACCCAGCTTTTGCCATTATTAAACAACCCCGCCCTGATTGCCAAAGTAAATAGTGCCGGTAACCAGGCAGCCCGGCAACCGGCGCCGCCTGCCGAAAAACCAACAGCAGGTGCGCCAGGCGATATGGCCCTGATGAGCGCCATTGTTGAAAATAAGGCACAAACGCCGCCGCCAACCCCGCCAAAGCCTGTGTATGCTATGGCTAATAATAAGGGTAACAATATGCATGCTTTAATAGCCGGTATTATCATTGGTTCGCCAGAATTTCAGCGGCGATAA
- a CDS encoding PKD domain-containing protein: MQCNKLFIALSLLTSFLFFNQVYANVCDITAGFTYAKTTCGKDVAFTDQSVTITGTIIKREWNFGDNSPLSTTKNPAHTYAAPGDFTVTLTVTNDVGCTASKSQTIHINAPPFASFAISAPDCTNRDITFDPTNSLPGDGTFATFRWDFGDGITQTKTNNQPFTHQYSNGGNHTITLTITSTTGCVSNMATKTVTVYPTPMVEIIPIYTICEGAQPVQFSVDKHGFTGTGTFSGTGISSDGIFNPAAAGPGKFDITYTFTSAAGCPYSATTVIEVDPNPRVTGTDVQVLEGGRTKINIPAPTGIEPLKYKWTLANGDPATGLDRDNILSPTVTATNNTSYMLTVTSGEGCSASAIVNVNILKKLVVPNTFTPNGDGINDYWVIHFLDTYAGCSVTIFNRYGFKIYQSTGYSKPWDGRGSNGEPVEVGTYYYIIDPRNGDKVISGNLTVLR, encoded by the coding sequence ATGCAGTGCAATAAATTATTTATTGCCTTATCACTTTTAACCTCATTCCTCTTTTTTAACCAAGTATACGCCAACGTTTGTGATATCACAGCGGGGTTTACCTATGCCAAAACAACATGCGGCAAGGACGTGGCATTTACAGACCAATCGGTAACTATTACCGGGACCATTATAAAACGCGAGTGGAATTTTGGCGATAACAGCCCGTTATCAACCACTAAAAATCCGGCACATACGTATGCCGCACCCGGCGATTTTACGGTAACACTAACCGTTACTAACGATGTTGGCTGCACGGCCAGTAAATCGCAAACTATACATATTAATGCACCGCCTTTTGCATCGTTCGCTATTTCAGCGCCCGATTGTACCAACCGCGACATTACATTCGACCCAACAAATTCGCTCCCCGGCGATGGGACATTTGCTACTTTCAGGTGGGATTTCGGCGACGGCATAACGCAGACAAAAACCAATAACCAGCCATTTACCCATCAATATTCAAATGGCGGCAATCACACCATTACTTTAACTATCACTTCCACAACGGGTTGTGTTAGTAATATGGCAACCAAAACAGTTACCGTTTATCCTACGCCGATGGTAGAAATAATACCTATATATACCATTTGCGAGGGCGCCCAGCCAGTACAATTCAGCGTAGATAAGCATGGCTTTACGGGCACGGGTACTTTTAGCGGTACGGGCATATCATCAGACGGCATATTCAACCCTGCCGCAGCGGGCCCTGGTAAATTCGATATTACGTATACTTTTACCTCGGCTGCGGGATGTCCTTACAGTGCTACTACGGTTATAGAAGTTGACCCTAACCCACGGGTAACAGGTACCGATGTACAGGTGTTAGAGGGCGGACGGACCAAAATAAACATACCCGCACCAACGGGTATAGAACCCCTTAAATATAAATGGACGCTGGCTAATGGCGACCCCGCAACAGGGCTCGATCGCGATAATATACTTAGCCCCACGGTTACCGCTACCAATAATACCAGCTATATGCTTACTGTAACATCCGGTGAAGGCTGCAGCGCGTCGGCTATTGTGAACGTGAATATCCTGAAAAAGCTGGTTGTTCCCAATACATTTACGCCCAATGGCGATGGCATTAACGATTACTGGGTAATACACTTCCTGGATACTTATGCCGGTTGCTCGGTTACTATTTTCAACCGTTACGGGTTTAAAATTTACCAGTCTACCGGGTATTCAAAGCCCTGGGACGGCCGGGGCAGCAACGGCGAGCCGGTGGAAGTCGGTACTTATTATTACATCATCGACCCTAGGAACGGCGACAAAGTGATTAGCGGAAATTTAACGGTGTTGCGGTAA